A genomic segment from Flavobacterium sp. 9R encodes:
- a CDS encoding response regulator transcription factor, translating to MIKVCLADNYPVTHFGVKSYFKDHDEISIVANVGNFSMVRDILQNKEIDVLVIDLELEGLASIFEIKAMLKNFPKTKIIIFSSLSEQIYAPNAIKAGVSGYVHKSEKLETLGQSIVKVHQGKIIVNENVRKNMALIAKQSKSERLYRKLSNREIEVLRYLSDGKKNHEIADILSLNEKTISTYKLRLLTKLNVTNLVDLVNKAKTLEIV from the coding sequence ATGATTAAAGTTTGTTTAGCAGATAACTATCCTGTAACCCATTTTGGAGTTAAATCGTACTTTAAAGACCACGATGAAATCTCTATTGTAGCCAATGTTGGTAATTTTTCGATGGTTCGAGACATCCTCCAAAACAAGGAAATCGATGTATTGGTAATCGACTTAGAACTAGAGGGATTGGCGAGTATTTTTGAAATTAAGGCGATGTTGAAAAACTTCCCTAAAACGAAGATTATTATTTTTAGTAGTCTTTCGGAACAAATTTATGCTCCCAATGCAATTAAAGCAGGAGTTTCTGGCTATGTTCACAAATCCGAGAAACTAGAAACATTAGGTCAATCTATTGTAAAAGTGCATCAAGGCAAAATTATTGTGAACGAAAATGTTCGTAAAAATATGGCTTTGATAGCCAAACAAAGTAAAAGCGAACGTTTGTATCGTAAATTATCTAACCGAGAAATTGAAGTCTTGCGCTATTTGAGCGATGGTAAGAAAAACCACGAAATAGCTGACATTCTTTCTCTAAACGAAAAAACAATTAGTACTTACAAATTGCGTTTATTAACCAAATTAAATGTAACCAATTTGGTTGACTTGGTTAACAAAGCTAAAACATTAGAAATCGTTTAA
- the nadE gene encoding NAD(+) synthase: MIKKTTLSPEKVNTQIIKWLADYAKNAKSNGFVIGISGGVDSAVTSTLCAQTGMEVLCIEMPIHQAPSHVSRAQEHIKQLKERFPNVKSAASDLTSVFEAFKKVVPEHEDTAKMNLSLANTRARLRMSTLYYYAGIHGLLVAGTGNKVEDFGVGFYTKYGDGGVDLSPIADLLKSDVYALGEYLKVPNSILIAAPTDGLFGDDRSDEDQLGASYDELEWAMLQDEIGKTISDFEGREKDVFTTYKRLNNANQHKMNPIPVCIIDKN; the protein is encoded by the coding sequence ATGATTAAAAAAACAACCTTATCACCAGAAAAAGTAAATACTCAAATTATAAAATGGCTCGCCGATTATGCCAAAAATGCTAAATCTAATGGATTTGTGATTGGTATTTCTGGAGGTGTGGACTCTGCTGTAACCTCAACACTTTGTGCACAAACAGGTATGGAAGTACTTTGCATAGAAATGCCAATTCATCAAGCTCCATCGCATGTTAGTCGAGCACAAGAGCATATCAAACAACTAAAAGAACGTTTCCCAAACGTAAAAAGTGCTGCTTCTGATTTGACTTCTGTATTTGAAGCATTCAAAAAAGTAGTACCAGAGCACGAAGATACCGCTAAAATGAACTTGTCTTTAGCCAACACAAGAGCGCGTTTAAGAATGAGCACTTTGTATTACTATGCAGGTATTCATGGACTACTAGTTGCTGGAACAGGAAATAAGGTAGAAGATTTTGGTGTGGGTTTTTATACTAAATATGGTGATGGCGGAGTAGACCTAAGTCCAATTGCAGATTTATTAAAATCAGATGTATACGCATTAGGAGAATATTTGAAAGTTCCAAATTCAATTCTTATTGCAGCTCCTACAGATGGTCTTTTTGGAGATGACCGTTCAGACGAGGACCAACTTGGTGCAAGTTATGACGAATTGGAATGGGCTATGTTGCAAGACGAAATTGGGAAAACGATTTCGGACTTTGAGGGTAGAGAAAAGGACGTTTTTACCACCTACAAACGACTAAATAATGCTAACCAACACAAAATGAACCCAATACCAGTCTGTATTATTGATAAAAATTAA